In a single window of the Falco rusticolus isolate bFalRus1 chromosome 11, bFalRus1.pri, whole genome shotgun sequence genome:
- the RPF1 gene encoding ribosome production factor 1: protein MAGGGGGSGPVGSAAGDGALPAPERVLFPPTFSVSEIKNKQRRHFMFLRWKQQQRKEKLAAKKKRRKEREALGDKAPPKAVPKTIENQRVYDETTVDPNDEEVAFDEATDEFAPYFNRQTVPKILITTSDRPRGRTVRFCEQLATVIPNSHVYYRRGLALKRIIPQCIARDFTDLIVINEDRKIPNGLVLSHLPDGPTAHFRMSSVRLRKEIKRRGKDPTEHVPEVILNNFTTRLGHSIGRMFAALFPHDPQFIGRQVATFHNQRDYIFFRFHRYIFKSEKKVGIQELGPRFTLKLRSLQKGTFDSKFGEYEWIHKRREMDTSRRKFHL, encoded by the exons ATGgccggcggcggtggcggcagCGGCCCGGTGGGCTCTGCGGCGGGGGATGGAGCGCTGCCGGCCCCAGAGCGGGTTCTCTTCCCGCCTACCTTCAGCGTGTCCGAGATCAAGAACAAGCAGCGGCGGCACTTCATGTTCCTTcgctggaagcagcagcagaggaag GAGAAACTGGCCGCCAAGAAGAAGCGGAGAAAGGAGCGAGAAGCCCTCGGAGACAAA gCACCTCCAAAAGCCGTACCAAAGACTATTGAAAATCAGAGAGTGTATGACGAAACAACTGTAGATCCCAATGATGAAGAG GTTGCTTTTGATGAAGCAACTGATGAATTTGCACCATACTTCAACAGACAGACAGTTCCCAAGATTCTTATTACAACATCAGACAGGCCTCGCGGA AGAACAGTGAGATTCTGTGAACAGTTGGCTACTGTTATACCCAACTCGCATGTCTACTATCGAAGAGGACTGGCTTTGAAAAGAATTATTCCACAGTGTATTGCAAGGGACTTTACGGATTTAATTGTCATTAATGAAGATCGCAAAATACCAA ATGGTCTGGTTTTAAGTCATCTGCCTGATGGTCCAACTGCTCATTTTAGAATGAGTAGTGTCCGTTTGCGTAAAGAAATAAAG CGAAGAGGGAAAGACCCCACAGAACACGTACCCGAAGTAATCCTGAATAATTTCACAACGCGACTTGGCCATTCTATTGGTCGCATGTTTGCTGCTCTCTTCCCACATGATCCTCAGTTCATTGGAAGACAAGTAGCTACATTTCACAATCAGCGAGACTACATCTTTTTCAGATTCCACAG ATATATCTTCAAGAGTGAAAAGAAAGTGGGAATTCAAGAACTTGGACCGCGTTTTACATTAAAGCTGAGGTCTCTTCAAAAAGGAACCTTTGATTCCAAATTTGGAGAATATGAATGGATTCATAAG CGTCGAGAAATGGacacaagcagaagaaaatttcacTTATAA